A genome region from Candidatus Liberimonas magnetica includes the following:
- the acpS gene encoding holo-ACP synthase: protein MRVGIDIVEVKRIEKLIKNRKFLKKIYTNQEIGYCKDKVNKGQHFAVRFAAKEAVWKALMEKSITHKDIGIKNLADGRPEVFIKGKKRRNIDISLSHTKDHAIACAIVDK, encoded by the coding sequence ACATAGTTGAAGTAAAACGTATAGAAAAACTTATTAAGAACAGGAAATTCCTGAAAAAGATCTATACAAACCAGGAAATCGGTTATTGCAAGGACAAAGTCAATAAAGGGCAGCATTTTGCCGTAAGGTTCGCCGCAAAAGAAGCTGTCTGGAAGGCGTTAATGGAAAAGAGTATCACACATAAAGATATAGGCATAAAGAACCTGGCCGACGGAAGGCCTGAGGTTTTTATTAAAGGCAAAAAAAGAAGAAATATAGATATTTCGCTTTCTCATACAAAAGACCATGCGATAGCCTGTGCAATTGTTGATAAATAA
- a CDS encoding NAD(P)H-hydrate dehydratase yields MSEKKITSSFVRSLILKRKRDSHKGDYGHVLVIAGSLGLAGASVLSSFGALRSGAGLVTVALPESQQPIVAKKLRPEIMTLSLSETKYKTISLKAFDKILGFIDRRKITSVVLGPGLGVNDETAALVKKLLSNIKLPVILDADGINCIKNGKQALKIPVLKNAKANIIITPHPGEMSRLTGIPVKKINNNRAYITKAFAKENKVICILKGNRTVVSDGNSSYINATGNPGMATAGSGDVLSGMIAGFIKQVKEPRLLNAGLAGVFIHGLAGDIVAKEETEIALIAGDIVEKIPDAIKRIING; encoded by the coding sequence ATGTCTGAAAAAAAAATAACTTCAAGTTTTGTAAGGTCTTTGATATTAAAAAGAAAAAGGGATTCGCATAAAGGCGATTACGGCCATGTCCTTGTAATAGCAGGGTCTCTTGGCCTGGCCGGTGCAAGTGTGCTTTCTTCTTTTGGGGCGTTACGCTCAGGTGCCGGGCTTGTGACAGTTGCTCTGCCGGAAAGCCAGCAGCCTATAGTGGCAAAAAAACTGCGGCCTGAAATAATGACGCTTTCTTTAAGCGAGACGAAATATAAGACAATAAGTTTGAAGGCATTTGATAAGATACTTGGGTTTATTGATAGAAGAAAAATCACTTCGGTTGTCCTTGGCCCCGGGCTTGGAGTAAACGATGAGACGGCGGCTTTAGTAAAGAAGCTTTTGTCTAATATTAAACTGCCCGTGATTCTTGATGCAGACGGGATCAACTGCATCAAAAACGGTAAGCAAGCACTTAAGATACCTGTTCTTAAAAATGCGAAAGCGAATATAATCATAACACCGCACCCGGGGGAAATGTCGAGGCTGACAGGGATCCCTGTAAAAAAAATAAATAATAACAGGGCTTATATAACAAAGGCATTTGCTAAAGAAAACAAAGTTATCTGTATCCTGAAAGGCAACAGGACCGTTGTAAGCGACGGGAACAGCTCTTATATTAACGCTACGGGAAATCCGGGTATGGCAACTGCCGGGTCAGGCGATGTTTTAAGCGGGATGATAGCTGGTTTTATCAAGCAGGTCAAAGAACCAAGGTTGTTGAATGCAGGGCTTGCTGGAGTATTTATACACGGACTTGCCGGAGATATAGTTGCAAAAGAAGAAACTGAGATAGCTTTGATAGCCGGAGATATAGTTGAAAAGATACCTGATGCAATAAAAAGAATTATAAATGGATAA
- a CDS encoding M20 family metallopeptidase translates to MDNKISKNLISIRRQIHTNPELSSCEFKTAAFIEKKLKQAGIKTIRLAKTGVIGIINGTGTANGKKRSFALRADIDALPIKEETNKPYASKNSGVMHACGHDANTTIVLGAGFLLNRERRSFSGTVKLIFQPSEEDGNGAAALIKAGVLLNPRVEAIVGVHVNPWLKTGEIGLKYDEMMAAVDKFNIEILGNSGHGAYPHLGKDAVVIASQVINSIQTVVSRETDPTEPIVITIGKIQGGNRYNVLCGKVELEGTVRTLNEKLHRLVPKIIEKKIKYITKAYGAGYKFNYEVVGYPLRNTKKILELCKKTGENILGKNRVKILKKPSMGGEDFSEYLRQVPGCFVYLGSSKKNSYSWHHEKFDIDENVLSNGANLLFEIAKEFLNSDK, encoded by the coding sequence ATGGATAATAAAATTAGTAAAAATTTGATCTCTATAAGAAGGCAGATACATACAAACCCGGAACTCAGTTCTTGCGAGTTTAAGACCGCGGCTTTTATAGAAAAAAAATTAAAACAGGCAGGGATAAAAACCATAAGGCTGGCTAAAACCGGTGTCATAGGAATAATAAACGGCACAGGGACGGCAAACGGCAAAAAGAGGTCTTTTGCACTGCGGGCCGATATAGATGCGCTGCCTATCAAAGAAGAAACAAATAAACCCTATGCTTCTAAAAATTCTGGAGTCATGCACGCTTGCGGGCATGACGCAAACACTACTATCGTTCTTGGCGCAGGGTTTTTGCTTAACAGGGAACGAAGAAGTTTTAGCGGCACGGTTAAACTGATTTTTCAGCCCAGCGAAGAAGACGGCAATGGGGCTGCGGCGTTGATCAAAGCAGGAGTGCTTTTAAACCCCAGAGTAGAAGCCATCGTAGGCGTCCATGTAAACCCCTGGCTCAAAACCGGCGAGATCGGGCTTAAATATGATGAAATGATGGCTGCTGTGGATAAATTCAACATTGAGATACTCGGCAACAGCGGGCACGGGGCATATCCTCATCTCGGCAAAGATGCTGTAGTAATAGCAAGCCAGGTCATTAATTCTATCCAAACGGTAGTTTCAAGAGAAACAGACCCTACTGAGCCGATAGTTATTACAATCGGAAAAATACAGGGAGGGAACAGGTATAATGTTTTGTGCGGAAAAGTTGAACTGGAAGGCACGGTAAGGACTTTGAATGAAAAACTTCACAGGTTGGTCCCTAAGATCATAGAAAAAAAGATAAAGTATATAACAAAAGCTTATGGGGCAGGATACAAGTTCAACTATGAAGTAGTGGGCTACCCGCTTCGGAATACAAAAAAGATATTAGAGTTGTGCAAAAAAACCGGGGAGAATATATTGGGGAAAAACCGGGTAAAAATACTTAAAAAGCCGTCTATGGGCGGTGAAGATTTTTCAGAATATCTCCGCCAGGTGCCGGGATGTTTTGTGTATTTAGGTAGTTCGAAAAAAAACTCATATTCCTGGCATCACGAAAAGTTTGATATAGATGAAAATGTCCTATCAAACGGAGCAAATCTCCTGTTTGAAATAGCTAAAGAATTTTTAAATAGTGATAAATGA
- the thiL gene encoding thiamine-phosphate kinase, producing MLKKKLKINKIGEFELVERIKKIIYPAKRGNGRLIIGPGDDAFVSKISPDFLLVVTKDLLIEDVHFKLGWTTAQDLGYKAIAVNLSDLAAMGAVRPLYALVGIALPGDISVDFVEKLYIGMCKISDKYGLKIAGGDTTSSKKHIVISITLLGEAKKKHILLRSGAMPGDLIMVTGTFGDSAGGLFLLKRGIKKPKNYQKYLINKHRLPEPRISQAHKIAGSGLATSMIDSSDGLAACVNFLSKESKSGMRLDLEKVPVSKQLNELKKDFNEVDLLDYALKGGEDYELVFTVNPKNLKKVNKILPGAREVGEVTKDKGIKYCLYNKEIKLEISGYQHFN from the coding sequence ATGTTAAAAAAGAAGTTAAAGATAAATAAAATAGGAGAATTTGAACTTGTAGAAAGAATAAAGAAAATAATTTATCCCGCCAAAAGGGGTAACGGCAGGTTAATAATTGGTCCGGGTGACGATGCTTTTGTTTCTAAAATATCCCCGGATTTTTTGCTGGTTGTAACAAAAGATCTTTTGATAGAAGACGTGCATTTTAAGCTTGGCTGGACAACTGCGCAAGACCTGGGTTATAAAGCAATAGCAGTGAATTTAAGCGATTTAGCAGCCATGGGTGCGGTTAGACCGTTATATGCCCTTGTGGGTATAGCACTCCCTGGGGATATCTCTGTGGATTTTGTGGAAAAGTTGTATATAGGTATGTGCAAAATTTCTGATAAATATGGTTTAAAGATAGCCGGCGGCGATACGACATCATCTAAAAAACACATTGTAATATCAATCACTTTGTTAGGTGAAGCAAAGAAAAAACACATATTGTTACGTTCAGGCGCAATGCCTGGCGACCTCATAATGGTTACAGGCACGTTTGGAGATTCTGCAGGAGGTCTTTTTTTGCTTAAAAGAGGCATTAAAAAGCCTAAAAATTATCAAAAATACCTAATAAACAAACATAGACTTCCGGAGCCAAGAATAAGCCAGGCCCATAAAATAGCAGGATCCGGGCTTGCTACAAGCATGATAGATTCCTCTGATGGTTTAGCGGCCTGTGTTAACTTTTTATCTAAGGAGAGCAAGTCTGGGATGCGTTTAGATCTTGAAAAAGTGCCTGTTTCAAAACAATTAAATGAACTGAAAAAAGATTTCAACGAAGTTGATTTGCTTGATTATGCTTTAAAAGGCGGAGAAGATTACGAACTTGTTTTTACTGTTAATCCTAAAAATCTGAAAAAGGTAAATAAAATCCTGCCCGGTGCAAGAGAGGTCGGTGAAGTTACAAAAGATAAGGGTATAAAGTATTGTCTTTATAATAAAGAAATAAAACTGGAAATTTCAGGGTACCAGCATTTCAATTAA
- the tsaE gene encoding tRNA (adenosine(37)-N6)-threonylcarbamoyltransferase complex ATPase subunit type 1 TsaE, producing MSSSAKQTIKVGKDFSKLLKTGDLVCLSGELGSGKTTFAKGIARGFGIKEFVRSSSFVIVNEYKTKNIKLYHIDLYRLTAKSLKNVGLEEYLNTDGVSIIEWAEKINYKKLHGYWDVKITWLGDKKRKIAASYNK from the coding sequence ATAAGCTCTTCTGCCAAACAGACCATAAAGGTCGGCAAAGATTTTTCAAAACTTCTGAAAACCGGTGACCTGGTCTGTTTAAGCGGAGAGCTCGGCTCAGGCAAGACGACTTTTGCAAAGGGTATAGCCAGAGGTTTCGGGATAAAAGAGTTTGTAAGAAGCTCAAGTTTCGTTATAGTTAACGAATACAAAACAAAAAATATAAAACTTTATCATATAGACCTTTACCGTTTAACTGCGAAGAGCCTGAAGAATGTAGGGCTTGAAGAATACTTGAACACCGACGGGGTCAGTATAATCGAGTGGGCAGAAAAGATAAACTATAAGAAATTACACGGTTATTGGGATGTCAAAATAACCTGGCTTGGTGATAAAAAAAGGAAAATAGCGGCAAGTTATAACAAATGA
- the tsaB gene encoding tRNA (adenosine(37)-N6)-threonylcarbamoyltransferase complex dimerization subunit type 1 TsaB has translation MTILAIETSGKTFSIAVAQNGELAGEVFWNSDFTHSEKLIPAIKWLLNNLNLKIEQVQKIAVSTGPGSFTGIRVGMSCAKVLAQNLDAELVCVDTFDILSKSVNADGCLVIPVIDALRGEAFVKLNNKAALYTIEGLAKKINSISSKVALAGSALVKNKDRLKKLMSNKKKVIFSNVYFPRAGVLALMAGKLKSINYNMAKPLYIRQSWAEENK, from the coding sequence GTGACCATTCTTGCAATTGAAACATCAGGGAAAACGTTCAGCATAGCTGTCGCACAAAACGGAGAGTTAGCCGGCGAGGTTTTTTGGAATTCGGATTTTACCCATTCTGAGAAGCTTATCCCTGCTATCAAGTGGTTGTTAAATAACCTAAATTTAAAGATAGAACAGGTCCAAAAAATAGCTGTTTCAACAGGCCCAGGAAGTTTTACAGGGATACGGGTAGGAATGTCCTGCGCAAAGGTCCTGGCGCAAAACCTGGATGCGGAACTTGTTTGCGTTGATACATTTGACATATTGTCAAAAAGCGTGAACGCGGACGGTTGCCTTGTAATCCCGGTCATAGATGCCTTAAGAGGCGAAGCCTTTGTCAAATTAAACAATAAGGCAGCTCTATATACAATAGAAGGCCTTGCTAAAAAAATAAACAGCATAAGCTCAAAAGTAGCACTGGCAGGAAGCGCTCTTGTAAAAAATAAAGATAGATTAAAAAAACTTATGTCTAATAAGAAAAAAGTGATCTTTTCAAATGTCTATTTTCCGAGAGCCGGTGTTCTTGCATTGATGGCAGGAAAATTAAAAAGTATAAATTATAATATGGCAAAACCGCTCTACATAAGACAGTCTTGGGCGGAAGAAAATAAATAG
- the lsrF gene encoding 3-hydroxy-5-phosphonooxypentane-2,4-dione thiolase, giving the protein MDWGMENRLKGLIKSDGRCFFMPIDHGYFQGPTSCLEKPGETIKPLMEYCDALFVTRGVLRSAVPGSLTKPVILRVSGGTSMAGKDLANEVITTSIEEVIRCNASAVGVSVFVGSDYEKETLLNLSNMVNECEKYGIPVMAVTAVGKEVEKREARYLALACRIAAELGARVVKTYWCEKDFEKVVCGCPVPVVMAGGPKCETEKQVFEFVYDGLQKGSIGINLGRNIWQSKHPVAVAKALEAIVHKKAKVKDAVEIFEETKKK; this is encoded by the coding sequence ATGGATTGGGGAATGGAAAACCGTTTAAAAGGGCTGATCAAAAGCGACGGCAGATGTTTTTTTATGCCTATTGACCACGGGTATTTCCAGGGGCCGACAAGCTGCCTGGAAAAACCGGGTGAGACTATAAAACCGCTTATGGAATATTGCGATGCTTTGTTCGTTACAAGAGGTGTCTTGCGCTCGGCTGTCCCGGGTTCCTTAACCAAACCTGTCATATTAAGAGTTTCAGGCGGGACAAGTATGGCCGGAAAAGACCTTGCAAACGAAGTTATTACTACTTCCATAGAAGAAGTAATAAGGTGCAATGCAAGTGCGGTAGGAGTATCAGTATTCGTAGGCAGTGATTATGAAAAAGAAACTCTTCTTAATCTTTCGAATATGGTTAACGAATGCGAGAAATACGGCATACCTGTCATGGCAGTAACGGCCGTGGGAAAAGAGGTTGAAAAAAGAGAGGCAAGGTATCTTGCCTTGGCCTGCCGGATAGCTGCGGAACTGGGGGCCAGGGTAGTCAAGACCTATTGGTGTGAGAAAGATTTTGAGAAGGTAGTTTGTGGATGCCCGGTTCCTGTTGTTATGGCAGGCGGCCCGAAATGCGAGACTGAAAAGCAGGTCTTTGAATTTGTCTATGACGGTCTCCAAAAAGGTTCCATAGGCATAAACCTCGGAAGGAATATATGGCAGAGCAAACATCCTGTTGCTGTGGCTAAGGCACTTGAAGCGATAGTCCACAAAAAAGCAAAAGTTAAGGATGCGGTTGAAATATTTGAAGAAACAAAAAAGAAATAA
- a CDS encoding zinc-dependent dehydrogenase gives MHVAMYYNNKDVRLEEMPTPKIKEGEILVKVQASGICGSDVMEWYRIKKAPLVLGHEISGEIAEVAPGVKGYKVGERVFVSHHVPCNECKYCLNDHHTACQTLHTTNYDPGGFSEYIRVPKVNMKCGVFKLPDSVSYEEGTFIEPLACVIRAQEKAGFKKGQNIVILGGGISGILHLMLARANGANKIVVTDVNKYRLKMAKELEADTVLNAAEDVPSLIKQVFGGNLADQVIVCAGVLTAFEQSLKCVDRGGVVLCFATTQPGINLALPLNDFWRNEITIMPSYGAAPQDIEAAIGLLKAKKIDVNKMVTQRLELKDTGLGFKLVAEGKESLKVIIEPQKKS, from the coding sequence ATGCATGTAGCGATGTATTATAACAATAAGGACGTACGGCTTGAAGAAATGCCGACCCCTAAAATAAAAGAGGGGGAGATCTTAGTTAAGGTCCAGGCAAGCGGCATTTGCGGCAGCGATGTGATGGAATGGTACAGGATAAAGAAAGCGCCTCTTGTCTTAGGCCATGAAATTTCCGGTGAAATAGCTGAGGTTGCCCCGGGCGTAAAAGGATATAAGGTAGGTGAAAGGGTTTTTGTTTCGCATCATGTCCCGTGCAACGAGTGTAAATACTGCCTGAACGATCACCATACCGCCTGCCAGACCCTGCATACGACAAATTACGACCCGGGCGGTTTCTCGGAATATATAAGAGTCCCAAAAGTCAATATGAAGTGCGGTGTTTTTAAACTGCCTGATTCGGTTTCCTACGAAGAAGGTACGTTCATCGAGCCTTTGGCCTGTGTAATACGGGCACAAGAAAAGGCAGGTTTTAAAAAAGGACAGAATATAGTTATTCTTGGTGGAGGTATATCCGGTATTCTTCATTTAATGTTAGCCCGTGCAAACGGGGCAAATAAAATAGTAGTAACGGATGTCAATAAGTACAGGCTGAAAATGGCAAAGGAGTTAGAAGCGGATACTGTTTTAAATGCAGCAGAAGATGTGCCTTCCTTGATAAAACAAGTTTTCGGCGGAAATCTTGCCGACCAGGTGATAGTCTGCGCAGGTGTGTTGACAGCTTTTGAACAGTCGTTAAAATGTGTTGACAGAGGAGGCGTAGTCCTGTGTTTCGCCACTACGCAGCCGGGTATAAACCTGGCCCTCCCATTAAATGATTTTTGGAGAAATGAGATAACAATAATGCCTTCTTACGGGGCAGCCCCTCAAGACATAGAAGCGGCTATCGGGCTATTAAAAGCTAAGAAAATTGACGTAAATAAAATGGTGACTCAGAGGCTTGAGTTAAAAGACACCGGCCTGGGTTTCAAACTCGTAGCTGAAGGCAAAGAGTCTTTAAAGGTCATCATTGAGCCACAAAAGAAAAGTTGA
- a CDS encoding SGNH/GDSL hydrolase family protein yields the protein MKRIFFITISLLLAVLTSLFLAEILLHFNKEYSFDAMTINFTNKEPDYNVLRNSKTLGYEFIPNANKEINSFGMKDKEYALTKPKNAFRILLLGDSITELGKWSQYVEDKLNRNGKYEILNCAVRGWGLYNYFAYMKYKARQFEPDLTLIGFCLNDMEGSNIAFLTKVDDLWEERTAYAIKVNDGKALSLLTLSIDPFLFQNSYLYRFYVKNYISNKIIENTKNSKDFDSVSRLNQVKDFSGDRVLGIVFPYLKPLNEYNDTEKREYKATIDSLEQAGIRYLDLTGYFNKFGKDITRFRLHKDDKIHFSDDANKLKSEVIYNWMLQELNRLKMNTRT from the coding sequence ATGAAAAGAATATTTTTTATAACCATATCCTTACTTCTTGCGGTTTTAACCTCTCTTTTTTTAGCAGAAATCCTGTTACATTTTAACAAAGAATACAGCTTTGATGCCATGACCATCAATTTCACAAACAAAGAGCCTGATTATAACGTATTAAGGAATTCAAAAACCCTCGGATATGAATTTATCCCCAATGCGAACAAGGAAATAAATTCATTCGGCATGAAAGATAAAGAATATGCCCTGACAAAACCCAAAAATGCTTTCAGGATACTTTTGTTGGGAGATTCCATAACAGAGCTCGGCAAATGGAGCCAATACGTTGAAGACAAATTAAACAGAAATGGAAAATATGAAATATTGAATTGTGCGGTCAGAGGATGGGGGTTGTACAATTACTTTGCGTATATGAAGTATAAAGCCCGGCAATTTGAACCGGACCTGACACTTATAGGGTTTTGTCTTAATGATATGGAAGGTTCTAATATCGCATTTTTAACTAAAGTAGACGATTTATGGGAAGAGAGGACAGCCTATGCCATAAAAGTAAATGATGGCAAGGCATTGTCTCTGTTAACTCTCAGTATTGACCCGTTTCTCTTTCAAAATTCATACCTGTATAGATTCTATGTAAAAAATTATATAAGCAATAAAATAATTGAAAACACCAAAAATTCAAAGGATTTCGATTCCGTAAGCAGGCTAAATCAGGTCAAAGACTTTAGCGGGGACAGGGTCTTAGGCATTGTTTTCCCTTATCTAAAACCTTTGAATGAATATAATGATACGGAGAAAAGAGAGTACAAGGCAACAATCGATAGCCTGGAACAGGCAGGGATAAGGTATTTGGACTTGACGGGCTATTTTAATAAATTCGGAAAAGATATAACAAGGTTTAGATTACACAAAGATGATAAGATACACTTTAGCGATGATGCAAATAAACTAAAATCTGAAGTTATTTATAACTGGATGCTTCAGGAACTGAACAGGCTTAAGATGAACACCCGCACGTGA
- a CDS encoding TatD family hydrolase — MLIDTHAHLSDPKFSIDRDLVIKRASENGINKIVEVGCEPYIWKDSFRLAKLNPGIFCAFGIHPHEAKLASPELLKTLEDLLKYPKAVAVGETGLDYYYNHSPKEVQQKVLKLHIELAVKTGKPVIIHCRDAYKDLIEILGPYPSIKGVIHCFSGNVNEALRLIEMGFLLGIDGPITYPKAAVLRNVVKEIPLDKLVLETDSPYLPPQEFRGKRNEPSYLAQIAEETANIKSVSIDEVSTITTQNALGLFAL, encoded by the coding sequence ATGTTAATTGATACCCATGCACACCTTTCCGATCCGAAGTTCTCTATAGACAGGGACCTTGTCATCAAAAGAGCCTCTGAAAACGGCATAAACAAAATTGTCGAGGTCGGCTGCGAGCCCTATATATGGAAGGACTCATTCCGCTTAGCCAAGCTGAACCCGGGTATTTTTTGCGCTTTTGGCATACACCCTCATGAAGCAAAACTAGCTTCCCCGGAGCTTTTAAAAACTCTTGAAGATCTTTTAAAATACCCGAAAGCAGTTGCAGTAGGCGAGACCGGTCTTGACTATTACTATAACCATTCACCAAAAGAAGTCCAGCAGAAAGTCCTTAAACTTCATATCGAGCTTGCCGTAAAAACCGGTAAACCGGTCATAATCCACTGCAGGGACGCCTATAAAGACCTTATCGAAATTCTCGGGCCATACCCAAGCATAAAAGGCGTCATACATTGTTTTTCCGGCAATGTCAATGAAGCGCTGCGGCTTATAGAAATGGGTTTTTTACTTGGGATAGACGGGCCTATTACTTATCCGAAAGCCGCTGTCCTAAGAAACGTTGTAAAAGAAATCCCGCTTGATAAGCTGGTCCTTGAAACGGACAGCCCGTACCTTCCTCCGCAGGAATTCAGGGGTAAAAGGAACGAGCCGTCGTACTTAGCACAAATTGCAGAAGAAACAGCAAATATAAAGTCTGTCTCTATTGATGAAGTTTCCACTATTACTACACAAAATGCTCTGGGACTTTTTGCATTATGA